In one Zalophus californianus isolate mZalCal1 chromosome 10, mZalCal1.pri.v2, whole genome shotgun sequence genomic region, the following are encoded:
- the LOC113932144 gene encoding small nuclear ribonucleoprotein F-like: MKRQQLKFIMRDFAPGGSYASHEGRTTLGSAASFLHHLLVVAMSLPLNPKPFLNALTGKPVMVKLKWGMEYKGYLVSVDGCMNMQLANTEEYIGGALSGHLGEVLIRCNNVLYIRSVEEEEDDGEMRE; this comes from the exons ATGAAAAGACAGCAATTAAAATTTATCATGCGAGATTTCGCGCCCGGCGGGAGTTACGCCAGTCACGAGGGACGGACTACACTTGGGTCGGCGGCGAGTTTCCTGCATCATTTGCTTGTAGTCGCGATGAGTTTGCCTCTCAATCCCAAACCTTTCCTGAATGCATTAACAGGAAAGCCAGTAATGGTGAAACTTAAGTGGGGAATGGAGTACAAAGGGTACCTGGTATCTGTAGATGGCTGTATGAACATGCAGCTTGCAAACACAGAAGAATACATAGGTGGAGCACTGTCTGGACATTTGggtgaagtttt AATAAGGTGTAATAATGTCCTATATATCAGGAgtgttgaagaagaagaagatgatgggGAAATGAGAGAATAG